A section of the Hemibagrus wyckioides isolate EC202008001 linkage group LG04, SWU_Hwy_1.0, whole genome shotgun sequence genome encodes:
- the si:ch211-151h10.2 gene encoding uncharacterized protein si:ch211-151h10.2 isoform X1, giving the protein MENSHNTVPFRAFTPMPQLTTVDVRGLNGYRKGGYESEMEDAVNEEQKECWKKYVKQWSSLQWGHSLRCLTPVAALWLVIQEETQFVEFGGWLLLAGMLFIGLIFYFVSLLKYLYQYRRQYKQKNVSEKNEIVGKSIGHLHQVSQQDAGHLLSMVRALLDGLVVSLLQEPMSDPRVSQIQGLISKLEAISKLITVATNNSVPMEEQMLQTNDKEDKMIKTKVEDRVEHICTYLQERVSVLRFLLQTQDQFGVCMANIQQELQEYWELLEDLHTKVTLQREKCQDAEDTHTVLTDTEGLYTNLGLFQSRIHECQVHLSTSTHLLEELENKQQALAQTMGLTVKSTWTRDLLQCNTQQIFTDEDPSTKLTTKTAVQIWRDSLQVVLSTVVLLVTGCMQIQPQQQSDQSPPSDKTPIRAFLRHLQSLNILAKERRLCFTPHHAARCLSCLFTEGNKFGFN; this is encoded by the exons ATGGAGAACAGTCATAACACTGTGCCATTCAGAGCTTTTACACCAATGCCTCAGCTGACGACGGTGGATGTGAGGGGCCTGAATGGGTACAGAAAGGGGGGATATGAGAGTGAGATGGAGGATGCTGTGAATGAGGAGCAGAAAGAGTGCTGGAAGAAGTATGTAAAGCAGTGGAGCAG TCTACAGTGGGGGCACTCTCTCCGATGTCTGACTCCAGTAGCAGCATTGTGGTTGGTGATTCAGGAAGAGacacagtttgtggagtttggaGGCTGGTTGCTGCTGGCTGGGATGCTGTTTATAGGACTTATCTTCTACTTTGTTTCTCTACTGAAGTACCTCTATCAATACAGAAGGCAATATAAACAG AAGAATGTCTCAGAGAAGAATGAGATTGTTGGGAAAAGCATTGGTCATCTTCATCAGGTGAG TCAACAAGATGCAGGTCATCTATTATCCATGGTAAGAGCTCTACTGGATGGCTTGGTGGTCTCGCTTCTCCAGGAACCCATGTCAGATCCAAGAGTTTCCCAGATACAAGGCCTCATTAGCAAGCTGGAG GCAATATCTAAATTAATAACAGTGGCAACAAACAATAGTGTCCCTATGGAAGAGCAAATGTTGCAGACCAACGATAAGGAGGACAAAATGATCAAGACAAAAGTAGAAGACAGAGTGGAACATATTTGCACTTATCTGCAAGAGAG GGTGAGTGTCCTGCGCTTTCTCCTTCAGACGCAGGATCAGTTTGGGGTATGCATGGCTAACATTCAGCAGGAGTTGCAGGAGTACTGGGAGCTGCTAGAGGATCTGCACACAAAAGTGACCCTGCAGCGGGAAAAGTGCCAGGACGCTGAGGACACTCACACTGTCCTCACTGACACTGAG GGCTTATACACAAACCTGGGCCTGTTCCAGAGTAGGATTCATGAGTGTCAAGTGCACCTGAGCACAAGTACACATCTTCTTGAG GAGCTGGAAAATAAGCAGCAGGCTCTGGCTCAGACTATGGGCCTAACAGTGAAGTCTACATGGACAAGAGACCTTCTGCAGTGTAACACCCAGCAG ATATTCACTGATGAAGACCCGAGCACAAAGCTGACCACCAAAACAGCAGTTCAAATATggcgtgatagtctccaagtggttctatccacggTAGTCCTATTGGTCACAGGGTGCATGCAGATCCAACCCCAGCAGCAGAGTGACCAGTCACCACCAAGTGACAAGACACCAATCAG
- the si:ch211-151h10.2 gene encoding uncharacterized protein si:ch211-151h10.2 isoform X2: MENSHNTVPFRAFTPMPQLTTVDVRGLNGYRKGGYESEMEDAVNEEQKECWKKYVKQWSSLQWGHSLRCLTPVAALWLVIQEETQFVEFGGWLLLAGMLFIGLIFYFVSLLKYLYQYRRQYKQKNVSEKNEIVGKSIGHLHQVSQQDAGHLLSMVRALLDGLVVSLLQEPMSDPRVSQIQGLISKLEAISKLITVATNNSVPMEEQMLQTNDKEDKMIKTKVEDRVEHICTYLQERVSVLRFLLQTQDQFGVCMANIQQELQEYWELLEDLHTKVTLQREKCQDAEDTHTVLTDTEGLYTNLGLFQSRIHECQVHLSTSTHLLEELENKQQALAQTMGLTVKSTWTRDLLQCNTQQFEKVSKEFTSLSQQTLTFVRHLQDLSVSQDGNSIKTPDVEHVQSLSSPPSSLPVYSIAPATENTPSDPDPKPPQTSGSKYSVMNLLCGVRRRR, encoded by the exons ATGGAGAACAGTCATAACACTGTGCCATTCAGAGCTTTTACACCAATGCCTCAGCTGACGACGGTGGATGTGAGGGGCCTGAATGGGTACAGAAAGGGGGGATATGAGAGTGAGATGGAGGATGCTGTGAATGAGGAGCAGAAAGAGTGCTGGAAGAAGTATGTAAAGCAGTGGAGCAG TCTACAGTGGGGGCACTCTCTCCGATGTCTGACTCCAGTAGCAGCATTGTGGTTGGTGATTCAGGAAGAGacacagtttgtggagtttggaGGCTGGTTGCTGCTGGCTGGGATGCTGTTTATAGGACTTATCTTCTACTTTGTTTCTCTACTGAAGTACCTCTATCAATACAGAAGGCAATATAAACAG AAGAATGTCTCAGAGAAGAATGAGATTGTTGGGAAAAGCATTGGTCATCTTCATCAGGTGAG TCAACAAGATGCAGGTCATCTATTATCCATGGTAAGAGCTCTACTGGATGGCTTGGTGGTCTCGCTTCTCCAGGAACCCATGTCAGATCCAAGAGTTTCCCAGATACAAGGCCTCATTAGCAAGCTGGAG GCAATATCTAAATTAATAACAGTGGCAACAAACAATAGTGTCCCTATGGAAGAGCAAATGTTGCAGACCAACGATAAGGAGGACAAAATGATCAAGACAAAAGTAGAAGACAGAGTGGAACATATTTGCACTTATCTGCAAGAGAG GGTGAGTGTCCTGCGCTTTCTCCTTCAGACGCAGGATCAGTTTGGGGTATGCATGGCTAACATTCAGCAGGAGTTGCAGGAGTACTGGGAGCTGCTAGAGGATCTGCACACAAAAGTGACCCTGCAGCGGGAAAAGTGCCAGGACGCTGAGGACACTCACACTGTCCTCACTGACACTGAG GGCTTATACACAAACCTGGGCCTGTTCCAGAGTAGGATTCATGAGTGTCAAGTGCACCTGAGCACAAGTACACATCTTCTTGAG GAGCTGGAAAATAAGCAGCAGGCTCTGGCTCAGACTATGGGCCTAACAGTGAAGTCTACATGGACAAGAGACCTTCTGCAGTGTAACACCCAGCAG TTTGAAAAAGTCTCCAAGGAATTCACATCCCTCTCGCAACAGACTCTGACCTTTGTGAGGCATCTGCAAGACCTAAGTGTATCACAAGATGGGAATAGCATAAAAACGCCTGATGTGGAACATGTGCAGAGTTTATCATCACCTCCCTCATCACTCCCTGTGTACAGTATTGCTCCAGCCACAGAAAATACCCCCTCAGACCCTGACCCAAAGCCTCCCCAAACATCCGGCTCTAAATACTCAGTGATGAACTTGCTCTGTGGGGTGAGACGACGGAGGTGA